From Rutidosis leptorrhynchoides isolate AG116_Rl617_1_P2 chromosome 3, CSIRO_AGI_Rlap_v1, whole genome shotgun sequence, a single genomic window includes:
- the LOC139896610 gene encoding uncharacterized protein, with protein MGRISIESAKTVLEVADVAFKAVEFSHHHHLPHINGHEAESVDKKQQLDDKDKELEDLRLDNQRLRDLLEQNLKLLQNISESPCLLEDCPPDLHTRIMDTVESPKFLSHLKTLHDDSVDGIPGLDLHVEEIIINVGGKEPSLWIWVSDEMVRENAEEKSGIDAENYVVISQEQVVDGIANFMARCVLLNPKAKNLTPEEMQKKLTKALGGMSKFEKLLEIWHAGQLFYLMATWGLAIAGLYQSRAVLRVAARGVHATSKAAMRVL; from the exons ATGGGCCGAATTTCAATAGAATCTGCGAAAACAGTGTTAGAGGTAGCAGATGTCGCATTCAAAGCCGTCGAATTCTCTCATCACCATCATCTACCGCACATAAATGGACATGAAGCTGAATCCGTCGATAAAAAGCAACAATTGGATGATAAAGATAAGGAATTAGAGGATTTACGATTAGATAATCAACGTCTTAGAGATTTACTCGAACAGAATCTTAAACTTCTTCAGAACATATCCGAATCTCCTTGCTTATTAGAGGATTGTCCTCCTGAT CTGCATACTCGTATTATGGATACAGTGGAATCTCCAAAGTTCTTGAGTCATTTGAAGACTCTCCATGATGATTCAGTTGATGGAATACCTG GTTTGGATCTTCACGTAGAAGAAATTATAATCAATGTTGGCGGTAAAGAACCAAGTTTGTGGATTTGGGTCTCCGACGAAATGGTGCGTGAAAATGCAGAAGAGAAGAGTGGGATTGATGCTGAAAATTATGTAGTTATTAGCCAGGAACAGGTGGTGGATGGTATTGCAAACTTTATGGCTAGATGTGTTCTGTTGAACCCAAAAGCTAAG AATTTGACACCTGAGGAGATGCAGAAGA AGCTGACCAAGGCATTGGGTGGCATGAGCAAGTTTGAGAAGTTGTTAGAAATATGGCATGCTGGACAGCTTTTCTATTTGATGGCAACCTGGGGACTTGCTATAGCAGG GTTGTACCAGAGTCGAGCTGTGTTGAGAGTCGCTGCTAGGGGAGTCCATGCAACAAGCAAAGCTGCTATGAGGGTTCTTTAA
- the LOC139896612 gene encoding uncharacterized protein, producing the protein MAGIIELLPKEYGYIILTIVAYCFVDIYMQIQVGRARKKYKVFYPTMYATEADSKDFKIFNCVQRGHQNSVERMPIFFTLIVLGGFKHPLISSALGLVYTVSRYFYFTGYSSGDPKGRLPIGGLNGIAILGLMIVNISFGVSLLKA; encoded by the exons ATGGCCGGAATAATAGAACTTTTGCCAAAAGAATACGGATACATCATCCTCACCATCGTTGCTTACTGTTTCGTTGATATCTACATGCAGATTCAAGTCGGCAGAGCTCGAAAGAA GTACAAGGTTTTTTATCCAACAATGTATGCTACTGAAGCTGATAGCAAGGACTTTAAAATCTTCAACTGTGTTCAG AGAGGGCATCAGAATTCAGTCGAGAGAATGCCGATTTTCTTCACTTTGATAGTTTTAGGAGGGTTTAAGCATCCACTTATATCGTCTGCCCTGGGGTTAGTTTACACCGTTTCACGATATTTCTACTTCACCGGTTACTCGTCCGGCGATCCTAAAGGCCGTCTTCCCATTGG GGGATTAAATGGTATTGCAATCCTGGGTCTTATGATAGTGAATATTTCGTTCGGGGTGAGTCTTCTCAAAGCATAG
- the LOC139900267 gene encoding protein AGENET DOMAIN (AGD)-CONTAINING P1-like: MKFARGNLVEISSKEKGLKGSYYPAVIITYLSNNEYIVQYRTLLAEDGLSPLREVIPADEIRPAPDEIPVTGFSVGDLVDAYDRDGWWVGKINRIKGSNYYVYFKRTDEKIAYSLSSLRVHQRWVNGSWQKAEWNYRSKIVSVYVTTRVNKGRMVQPKTVINNTNERAYSSGFLTTTTKT; this comes from the exons ATGAAGTTTGCAAGGGGCAATCTAGTCGAAATATCAAGTAAAGAAAAAGGATTAAAGGGTTCATATTACCCTGCAGTTATAATCACATATCTTTCAAATAACGAGTACATTGTACAATACAGAACTTTACTCGCCGAAGACGGATTAAGTCCCTTGAGAGAAGTGATTCCTGCCGATGAAATCCGGCCGGCGCCTGATGAGATTCCGGTTACTGGGTTTTCAGTTGGTGACTTGGTTGATGCGTATGATAGAGATGGATGGTGGGTTGGGAAGATTAACAGGATAAAGGGGTCCAATTATTATGTGTATTTTAAACGTACCGATGAAAAGATTGCGTATTCGTTAAGCTCGTTAAGGGTTCATCAACGGTGGGTTAACGGATCTTGG CAG AAAGCTGAGTGGAACTATCGTTCCAAGATAGTTTCTGTTTATGTTACAACTAGAGTCAACAAGGGCCGAATGGTGCAACCTAAAACGGTCATCAACAATACAAACGAAAGAGCTTATAGCTCTGGTTTTTTAACTACTACGACGAAAACATAA